The following proteins are encoded in a genomic region of Lactiplantibacillus plantarum:
- the clpL gene encoding ATP-dependent protease ClpL: MANFYGNDPFFNNDMDDVFNQLFRRMDNQNSERARYLVNGQSLTPDEFAQYRATGKLPQNNKTIEVSKDGKQAVKKGGILEKLGTNLTEQARDGLLDPVIGRENEIQETAEILSRRTKNNPILVGDAGVGKTAVVEGLAQAIVAGKVPETIQDKEIYSIDLSSLEAGTQYRGSFEENIKQLVKEVKAAGNIILFFDEIHQIIGTGATGGEDGGKGLADIIKPALSRGELTVIGATTQDEYRNTILKNAALARRFNDVVINEPTAADTLRILQGVKKLYEKHHHVVLPDDVLKAAVDYSIQYIPQRTLPDKAIDLIDMTAAHLAAKNSQTDVETLDQRVKKLEAAKEAAVKSEDFTKAADIKKSIEETKQKIKKTDQKEKITATIDDVAQSVERLTGIPVADMGANDIEHLKNLDKRLKSKVIGQDEAVEMVAKAIRRNRAGFSEGDQPIGSFLFVGPTGVGKTELAKQLALDMFGNKNAIIRLDMSEYADRTAVSKLIGTSAGYVGYEDNANTLTERVRRNPYSIVLLDEIEKADPQVLTLLLQVMDDGRLTDGQGNVINFKNTIIIATSNAGFGNEALSGDKQRDQSLMDKLAPFFRPEFLNRFNGIVEFSHLTKQDLSQIVDLMLADVQKTLAKKSIKLEVTKAAKDWLMEQGYDEAMGARPLRRVIEQQIRDKVTDFYLDHLDVKNLKADLVDAEIVISAA, encoded by the coding sequence ATGGCAAATTTCTACGGAAATGATCCTTTTTTTAACAATGATATGGATGATGTTTTCAATCAATTATTTCGGCGCATGGATAATCAAAATTCGGAGCGTGCACGGTATTTAGTTAATGGACAATCGCTGACACCGGATGAGTTTGCTCAATACCGAGCAACTGGTAAGCTACCCCAAAATAATAAAACAATAGAAGTATCTAAAGATGGTAAACAGGCTGTTAAAAAAGGGGGGATTTTAGAAAAGTTAGGGACTAATTTGACGGAACAGGCTCGTGATGGATTACTAGATCCAGTGATTGGACGTGAGAATGAGATTCAAGAAACTGCAGAAATTTTGAGTCGTAGGACGAAAAATAATCCAATCTTAGTTGGTGATGCTGGTGTAGGTAAAACTGCAGTCGTCGAAGGTCTGGCACAAGCAATTGTGGCTGGTAAAGTTCCAGAAACGATTCAAGATAAAGAAATCTATTCGATTGATTTATCGTCTTTGGAAGCAGGAACTCAATATCGCGGTTCTTTTGAAGAAAATATTAAACAGCTAGTAAAGGAAGTTAAAGCAGCTGGTAATATTATTCTATTCTTCGATGAAATTCATCAGATTATCGGCACGGGCGCCACTGGTGGTGAAGATGGTGGCAAAGGATTGGCTGATATCATTAAACCTGCTTTGTCACGTGGCGAGCTGACTGTAATCGGGGCTACGACTCAAGATGAATATCGCAATACTATTTTGAAAAATGCGGCTTTGGCACGGCGATTCAATGATGTTGTGATTAATGAACCGACGGCCGCTGACACTTTACGTATATTACAAGGTGTTAAAAAGCTGTACGAAAAGCATCATCATGTTGTATTACCAGATGATGTTTTGAAGGCGGCTGTGGATTATTCAATCCAATATATACCACAACGCACTTTGCCAGATAAAGCTATCGATTTGATCGACATGACTGCGGCTCATTTAGCGGCTAAAAATTCGCAAACTGATGTTGAGACATTGGATCAACGCGTTAAAAAATTAGAGGCAGCTAAGGAGGCCGCCGTTAAATCGGAGGACTTTACAAAAGCCGCTGATATCAAGAAGTCGATCGAGGAAACCAAGCAAAAAATTAAAAAAACGGATCAAAAAGAAAAAATCACTGCCACGATTGATGATGTGGCACAATCGGTTGAACGTTTAACTGGTATACCAGTTGCTGATATGGGCGCTAATGATATTGAGCACTTGAAAAATCTTGATAAGCGTCTGAAAAGTAAGGTAATCGGTCAAGATGAAGCGGTTGAAATGGTAGCGAAGGCAATTCGGCGTAACCGTGCGGGCTTTTCAGAGGGTGATCAGCCAATTGGAAGTTTTCTGTTTGTGGGCCCAACTGGCGTAGGAAAGACTGAATTAGCTAAGCAATTAGCCTTAGATATGTTTGGAAATAAAAATGCGATTATTCGGCTAGATATGAGTGAATATGCTGATCGTACAGCTGTGTCGAAATTAATTGGTACCTCGGCTGGATACGTAGGTTATGAAGATAATGCTAATACTCTAACTGAACGGGTTCGGCGTAATCCATATTCCATTGTATTATTAGATGAAATTGAAAAGGCTGATCCACAAGTATTAACGTTACTGTTACAAGTGATGGATGATGGGCGCTTAACGGATGGACAAGGCAATGTCATTAATTTCAAAAATACGATTATTATCGCTACTTCTAATGCTGGCTTTGGTAATGAAGCATTAAGTGGTGACAAGCAACGAGATCAGTCATTAATGGATAAGTTAGCACCATTTTTCCGCCCAGAATTTCTGAACCGTTTTAATGGAATCGTGGAATTTTCACATCTGACTAAGCAAGACTTAAGTCAAATTGTCGATTTGATGTTGGCGGATGTACAAAAAACGTTAGCCAAAAAATCCATCAAACTTGAGGTAACTAAAGCGGCCAAAGATTGGCTGATGGAACAAGGCTATGATGAAGCAATGGGTGCGCGGCCATTACGGCGAGTAATTGAACAACAAATTCGTGACAAGGTAACGGATTTCTACCTTGACCACTTAGATGTCAAAAACTTGAAGGCTGATTTAGTGGATGCTGAGATTGTGATATCGGCAGCTTAG
- a CDS encoding accessory gene regulator AgrB, with protein MEKPEQKLLLYKLSDRLFAAIQKNLQLERRQALLVKLGIDTVLNVIPKLIITIILALLLHELVPVLVFMGSFLVLRGFAYGRHLKSDLLCTILTIFVFVGVPYVIGTGISEVYRLLLSLIFVIIISIFAPADTVKNPITSKSLRKKLKRRAIGLSLILSLLQIVSNNYFGTIILIAMALAALLLMPYERRENYERKNV; from the coding sequence ATGGAAAAGCCAGAACAAAAACTATTGCTTTATAAATTAAGCGACCGGTTATTCGCTGCGATTCAAAAGAATCTTCAACTAGAAAGACGGCAGGCATTACTAGTTAAACTAGGCATTGATACTGTATTAAATGTTATTCCTAAGCTGATAATTACTATTATCTTAGCGTTGCTGCTACACGAGTTGGTCCCAGTGTTAGTTTTTATGGGTAGTTTTTTAGTTTTGCGTGGCTTTGCCTATGGACGTCACTTGAAATCGGATTTGTTATGTACGATATTAACTATCTTTGTGTTTGTGGGTGTGCCGTATGTGATTGGAACTGGTATTTCTGAAGTATACAGATTGTTATTAAGTTTAATATTTGTAATAATCATAAGTATTTTTGCTCCAGCTGATACGGTAAAGAATCCTATTACATCGAAGTCATTGAGAAAAAAATTAAAGCGACGGGCAATTGGATTGTCATTAATTTTGAGTTTGTTACAAATAGTTAGTAATAATTATTTTGGCACAATCATTTTAATTGCGATGGCATTAGCCGCTTTATTACTAATGCCCTATGAAAGGAGGGAAAATTATGAAAGAAAAAATGTATAA
- a CDS encoding cyclic lactone autoinducer peptide yields the protein MKEKMYKVLSHLFQYVGTKQLVMCCHGILFETKIPDELKSKD from the coding sequence ATGAAAGAAAAAATGTATAAAGTACTTAGCCATCTTTTTCAATACGTAGGTACTAAACAGTTGGTTATGTGCTGCCATGGGATATTATTCGAAACTAAAATTCCTGATGAATTAAAAAGCAAGGATTAG
- a CDS encoding sensor histidine kinase, with protein sequence MLMIVFQELSIYLIIKSLLRNIFFVRLFDVIFLSVCMLMSYIFLAKLGISFSFLMLMMFIFFTWWYVRVLSGALCITFQVFIWSIMVDHICDILTRLMKVPNGYVVVFVILSVVSLIFLNIVMDRTNFSPTFSNQSLNRITALLLMIIYLYIMLSEGLENQFQVILSNLIILSVVMGLVLVIYNEYLKNVRAKYEVQKQRIQIQNDTRYMNEIEAHYNELRRFRHDYQNMLISIDEYLKTDDLEGLQEYYQKNLAPVSNRVLKEKYNLEDLSRVKVKSIKSILFSKLSYAQSQEIEVHFDLKEPLIDITVNELDLDIALGIMLDNAIEASVGHADGEIMSAIFIEKNSTVFLIQNNVFEQLPPLWKLKEAGYSTKGKNRGIGLNSLSKIVNRNENMILETRVLGAVFLQRLTVKRVSQND encoded by the coding sequence ATGTTAATGATTGTCTTCCAAGAATTATCTATCTATTTGATAATTAAATCTTTGTTGAGAAATATATTTTTTGTGAGACTTTTTGATGTTATATTCTTATCCGTCTGTATGCTGATGAGTTATATTTTTTTAGCAAAGTTAGGAATTAGTTTTTCTTTTTTAATGTTAATGATGTTTATATTTTTCACTTGGTGGTATGTACGAGTTCTAAGCGGTGCACTATGTATAACATTTCAAGTGTTCATATGGTCGATTATGGTTGACCATATTTGTGATATATTAACTCGTTTAATGAAAGTTCCTAATGGGTATGTGGTAGTGTTTGTCATATTGAGTGTCGTAAGCTTAATTTTTCTTAATATTGTAATGGATCGCACGAATTTCAGTCCCACGTTTAGTAATCAGAGCTTAAATCGCATAACCGCACTATTATTAATGATAATATACTTGTATATTATGTTGAGTGAAGGTCTGGAAAATCAGTTCCAGGTTATATTAAGTAATTTAATTATATTGTCAGTTGTAATGGGGTTAGTATTGGTGATTTATAACGAATATTTAAAAAATGTAAGAGCCAAATATGAAGTCCAAAAGCAAAGAATACAAATACAAAATGATACTCGCTATATGAATGAAATCGAAGCTCACTATAATGAGTTGCGACGTTTCAGACATGACTATCAGAATATGTTGATTTCGATAGATGAATATTTGAAAACTGATGATTTAGAAGGTTTACAAGAATATTATCAAAAGAATCTTGCACCGGTTTCAAATCGGGTGTTAAAAGAAAAATATAATCTTGAAGATTTGAGTCGGGTCAAAGTGAAGTCGATTAAGAGTATCCTATTTAGTAAGTTGAGCTATGCACAATCGCAAGAGATTGAAGTTCATTTTGATTTAAAGGAACCATTAATTGACATTACTGTTAATGAATTGGATTTAGACATTGCATTAGGAATTATGTTGGATAATGCAATTGAAGCATCGGTAGGACATGCTGATGGAGAGATTATGAGTGCCATTTTTATCGAAAAAAATAGTACGGTGTTCTTGATTCAAAACAATGTTTTTGAACAGTTACCACCCTTATGGAAGCTGAAAGAGGCAGGTTATTCCACTAAGGGCAAGAATCGGGGGATTGGATTGAATAGTTTAAGTAAGATTGTTAATCGCAATGAGAACATGATACTCGAAACCAGAGTCTTAGGAGCGGTATTCTTACAACGCTTGACGGTGAAGCGAGTATCTCAGAATGATTAG
- a CDS encoding LytR/AlgR family response regulator transcription factor gives MISVYICEDDPKQLQQIRQIITKVIVDQQLDMSICLACQDPHELLDKVNAQQPQKAIYVLDIALNSDINGIQLASQIRDMGRRSKIIFITTHTELSLMVFQYQVEALDFILKDFPDSLYERFSKVLHVAQDRFQTDENDQDDYVQIKIGETVRSINVKSIIFFESSTSLHKIVVHLDDGELEYYGLLKDVPDLSPNFYRCHKSYVVNLKRIKSLDKHLRRLTMANGEKVLCSAQANRYLAKWLAKKS, from the coding sequence ATGATTAGTGTCTATATTTGCGAAGATGATCCGAAACAATTACAACAAATACGGCAAATCATTACTAAGGTAATCGTCGATCAACAGCTAGACATGAGTATCTGTTTAGCATGCCAAGATCCCCACGAATTGTTAGACAAGGTTAATGCACAGCAGCCTCAAAAGGCAATCTATGTGTTAGATATTGCCCTTAATTCAGATATTAATGGTATTCAACTAGCTAGCCAGATTCGTGACATGGGCCGGCGCAGCAAGATTATTTTTATCACGACACACACGGAGTTATCTTTGATGGTGTTTCAATATCAAGTTGAGGCATTAGATTTTATTCTTAAGGATTTTCCAGATTCCTTGTATGAGCGATTTAGCAAGGTTTTACACGTGGCACAAGATCGTTTTCAAACCGATGAAAATGACCAAGACGACTATGTTCAAATAAAAATTGGTGAGACGGTCAGATCAATTAATGTTAAAAGCATTATATTTTTTGAAAGTTCAACCAGTCTCCATAAAATCGTAGTCCATTTGGATGATGGTGAATTAGAATACTATGGACTGTTAAAGGACGTTCCTGATTTGAGTCCTAATTTCTATAGATGTCATAAGTCATATGTTGTTAACTTGAAACGCATTAAGTCATTGGACAAGCACTTGCGACGATTAACCATGGCAAATGGTGAAAAAGTGCTTTGTTCTGCACAAGCTAATCGTTATCTAGCTAAATGGCTTGCTAAAAAGTCATAA
- a CDS encoding Spx/MgsR family RNA polymerase-binding regulatory protein, with the protein MIRLYTQSSCHSSRVARQWLEAHGIEFKEKNFSVDSPTVQDLKRILSLTEHGVDDIISARSKDYPEIAPKLPEMPLNEALKLLCDHPKLLRRPIIISDSKIQVGFNEDDIRQFIPRPVRRLKFNALLSRLDGNTGDHIINKRMVE; encoded by the coding sequence ATGATTAGGTTATATACACAATCAAGCTGTCATTCTTCTAGAGTTGCACGGCAATGGTTGGAAGCACATGGGATTGAGTTCAAGGAGAAAAATTTTAGTGTTGATTCGCCCACGGTGCAAGATCTAAAACGTATTTTGAGTTTAACCGAACATGGTGTAGACGATATTATCTCAGCTCGATCTAAAGACTATCCTGAAATTGCGCCTAAGTTACCCGAAATGCCATTGAATGAGGCACTTAAATTGTTGTGTGATCATCCGAAGTTGTTACGTCGGCCTATCATCATTAGTGATAGTAAAATTCAAGTTGGCTTTAATGAAGATGATATTCGCCAATTTATTCCACGACCAGTTCGGCGACTAAAGTTCAATGCATTGTTGAGTCGTCTAGATGGTAATACAGGGGATCACATTATTAATAAAAGGATGGTCGAGTAG
- a CDS encoding catalase: protein MTEKLTTETGQPWANNEHSQTAGARGPVLMQDYNLLEKLAHFDRERIPERVVHAKGAGAKGFFELENDMGEYTKADLFNGVGKKTPVILRFSQVAGEKGYPDTVRDVRGFALKFYTQQGNYDLVGNNTPVFFVNDPLKFPDFIHSQKRDPKTNRRTQNMQWDFWAHSPESLHQVTYLMGDRGLPASYRTMNGYGSHTFKWVNQNGEQFWVKYHFISDQGVKNMTAQAAEKAMSQDLDYLQDDLYDAIQEKNYPSWTMYVQILPYEEGLNYKWDIFDVTKVISHKDYPLIKVGKLTLNENPTNNFTDIEEAAMSPANFVPGIEPSPDKLLQGRLFSYKDAQRYRLGANFEDLPVNKPVVPVHNYERDGYMKINNQGAEVNYEPNALHGPEEVPDAALSPDSVRGETRAQPYRYQVDYTTQAGDLYRLMSEPEQERLINTIKDALGQVTLPGVKELEIKQFYEADKNYGTRVANALGMNIADIISD from the coding sequence ATGACGGAAAAATTAACGACGGAAACCGGCCAACCATGGGCTAACAATGAACATTCCCAAACGGCAGGAGCTCGTGGTCCCGTATTAATGCAAGACTATAATCTTTTGGAAAAACTAGCCCATTTTGATCGTGAACGAATTCCAGAACGGGTCGTTCATGCTAAGGGGGCCGGAGCAAAAGGTTTTTTTGAACTTGAAAACGACATGGGGGAATATACTAAGGCAGACTTATTTAATGGTGTCGGTAAGAAAACTCCCGTAATCTTAAGGTTCTCACAAGTTGCCGGTGAAAAAGGTTATCCTGACACCGTTCGAGACGTGCGCGGTTTTGCCTTAAAATTTTATACTCAGCAAGGCAATTATGATCTCGTTGGAAACAACACACCGGTCTTTTTTGTAAACGACCCTTTAAAATTTCCTGACTTCATCCATTCACAAAAACGGGATCCTAAAACGAACCGTCGTACACAAAATATGCAATGGGATTTTTGGGCTCATTCTCCAGAATCATTGCACCAGGTCACTTATTTAATGGGCGACCGAGGACTTCCTGCGTCCTATCGAACCATGAATGGTTACGGTTCCCATACTTTTAAATGGGTTAATCAGAATGGCGAACAGTTTTGGGTTAAGTATCACTTCATCTCAGACCAAGGCGTTAAAAATATGACTGCTCAAGCAGCTGAAAAAGCAATGAGCCAAGATTTAGATTATTTACAAGATGACTTATATGATGCAATTCAAGAAAAAAATTACCCATCATGGACGATGTATGTCCAAATCTTGCCATATGAGGAAGGTCTAAACTATAAATGGGACATTTTTGATGTCACTAAAGTCATCTCCCACAAAGACTATCCACTAATTAAAGTCGGCAAACTAACTTTAAATGAGAATCCCACTAATAACTTTACCGATATTGAAGAGGCGGCCATGTCGCCAGCAAATTTTGTTCCTGGTATCGAACCATCTCCCGACAAATTACTACAAGGTCGCCTATTCTCCTATAAAGATGCACAGCGATATCGGTTAGGTGCCAACTTTGAAGATTTACCCGTGAACAAGCCGGTTGTTCCAGTTCATAATTATGAACGTGATGGTTACATGAAAATTAATAATCAAGGTGCTGAGGTCAACTACGAGCCTAATGCACTGCATGGGCCAGAAGAGGTGCCGGATGCCGCACTTTCACCTGATTCTGTTCGTGGTGAAACACGCGCACAGCCTTATCGCTATCAAGTTGATTACACAACTCAAGCAGGCGACCTATATCGCTTAATGTCAGAACCCGAGCAAGAACGCTTAATTAATACTATCAAAGATGCGTTAGGCCAAGTTACTTTGCCTGGTGTCAAAGAACTCGAAATCAAGCAATTTTATGAGGCCGACAAAAACTACGGTACACGCGTGGCTAATGCTCTGGGAATGAATATTGCTGATATTATCAGTGATTAA
- a CDS encoding GlsB/YeaQ/YmgE family stress response membrane protein: MHWLWVLIIGAIIGAIAGAITNKGKSMGWISNIIAGLVGSAIGEALLGSWGPQLAGMAIVPSIIGGVIVVAITSFVLTRMD, translated from the coding sequence ATGCATTGGTTATGGGTTTTGATCATTGGTGCTATTATTGGTGCAATTGCAGGTGCTATTACTAATAAAGGTAAATCGATGGGGTGGATTAGTAATATTATTGCCGGATTGGTTGGATCTGCAATTGGGGAAGCTCTTTTGGGATCATGGGGACCACAATTAGCCGGAATGGCAATTGTTCCTTCAATTATTGGTGGTGTGATTGTTGTTGCGATAACCTCATTTGTTCTGACACGGATGGATTAG
- a CDS encoding folate family ECF transporter S component, with translation MSKLIAKNVFQLPKMNLLVLTTSAFLLALDVILYKIAIGPAYFQLSFGFLSMACIGYLYGPIWGGLLEMISDILSFTIFGSGAFQIAFLLTAFLGGFIDGLFLYRKSVNWLSVVMTQILVMIFVSLMMDSWLISVLFGTNFKVLLLGRLARVIIQIPLQVIAIFYFIKALEKRHVFDRMGLR, from the coding sequence ATGTCTAAACTTATTGCGAAAAATGTTTTTCAGTTGCCAAAAATGAATTTATTAGTGCTGACTACATCGGCTTTCTTATTAGCCTTAGACGTTATTTTATACAAAATTGCTATCGGACCAGCGTATTTTCAATTATCTTTTGGCTTTTTGTCTATGGCTTGTATTGGTTATCTATATGGTCCCATTTGGGGTGGTCTCTTGGAGATGATCTCCGATATATTAAGCTTTACTATTTTTGGTTCCGGCGCGTTTCAGATTGCCTTTTTGTTAACTGCATTTTTAGGGGGATTTATTGACGGTTTGTTTTTATATCGTAAATCAGTCAATTGGTTATCCGTTGTGATGACGCAAATACTTGTAATGATTTTTGTTAGTCTGATGATGGACTCATGGCTGATTTCAGTACTATTTGGCACTAATTTTAAAGTGTTATTGTTGGGAAGATTGGCACGCGTCATCATTCAGATACCATTACAGGTGATTGCTATTTTTTACTTCATTAAGGCGTTAGAAAAACGACACGTTTTTGATAGAATGGGGCTTAGATAA
- a CDS encoding TIGR02328 family protein gives MRLWHEQLIHQLPRQQLLGQHRELAALRGNGWGKNHATVNYVFKYSPYKLYQFHVLVMDEMQLRGYHPNKIWYDPNYRGQFCPPYDHLTPIALTTPIYPEHNASYLAECVRNLAAKGIIMPTT, from the coding sequence ATGCGTCTATGGCATGAACAATTAATCCATCAATTACCACGACAACAATTACTAGGTCAACACCGTGAGCTTGCCGCATTGAGAGGCAATGGTTGGGGTAAAAATCATGCAACCGTTAATTATGTTTTCAAATATTCCCCTTACAAGTTGTATCAATTTCATGTATTAGTGATGGATGAAATGCAACTTCGCGGCTATCATCCTAATAAAATATGGTATGATCCAAATTATCGTGGGCAGTTTTGCCCGCCTTATGATCACCTCACTCCTATTGCATTAACAACACCAATCTATCCAGAACACAACGCCAGCTACTTAGCAGAATGTGTCCGCAATTTAGCTGCTAAGGGAATTATCATGCCCACCACATAG
- a CDS encoding NAD(P)/FAD-dependent oxidoreductase, with the protein MSDLDQTNNYRYVIVGGGMVAGYAIKGIRQEDPEGAILVISQEADVPYERPALSKKLWLDDEFTEENIRIGAENYPNVTFKFKTTVTAINRQDKVITVTDSEQIKYEQLLLATGGEPRQIQGPADPHVLVFRQWSDYRKLRKFSGPNKRVVIIGGGYVGTELASSLTQNGTKVTMIFPEKALGEGKFPESIRAEYEATFKRNGVTLMSGQFVQSYQRQGDHLTLLTKDGTVIAADTIIVGLGVTPRISLAEDSSLDLADGGVKVNEYLNTSDPAIWSAGDIASYPDHILGRQRIEHVDHARLSGELVGRNMAGAHMSYQHTPYFYSMIFDISWQAIGNIDPKLQLIFDRRTHGTLVYFIDAGKLVGVLVWNVKVNLDDVRALLANAPATDDLVGSIREQAG; encoded by the coding sequence ATGAGTGATTTGGATCAGACAAACAATTATCGATACGTCATTGTTGGTGGCGGAATGGTTGCTGGCTATGCCATCAAGGGAATTCGACAGGAAGATCCAGAGGGCGCAATCTTAGTTATTTCGCAAGAGGCGGATGTTCCGTATGAACGGCCGGCACTGAGTAAAAAGCTATGGCTAGATGATGAGTTTACTGAAGAGAACATTCGGATTGGTGCTGAAAATTATCCTAATGTGACTTTTAAGTTCAAGACAACGGTTACGGCTATTAATCGGCAAGATAAGGTTATTACAGTGACTGATAGTGAGCAAATCAAATATGAACAGCTATTGCTGGCAACTGGCGGAGAACCTCGACAAATCCAGGGACCTGCTGATCCACATGTGCTAGTCTTTAGACAGTGGTCAGATTATCGCAAGTTACGTAAATTTAGTGGTCCGAACAAGCGAGTTGTGATCATTGGTGGTGGATATGTTGGTACAGAGCTCGCATCGTCACTGACTCAAAATGGGACTAAAGTTACGATGATTTTCCCAGAAAAAGCGCTGGGCGAGGGTAAATTTCCTGAGTCCATTCGGGCTGAGTATGAAGCAACGTTCAAACGTAATGGTGTCACACTGATGAGTGGTCAGTTTGTCCAATCATATCAACGCCAAGGTGATCATTTGACTCTATTGACAAAGGACGGTACGGTGATCGCAGCCGATACAATTATTGTTGGGTTAGGTGTTACGCCGCGGATTAGTTTGGCTGAAGATAGTAGTTTGGATTTAGCTGATGGTGGTGTGAAAGTTAATGAGTATCTCAATACTAGTGACCCAGCCATCTGGTCTGCTGGAGATATTGCCTCTTATCCAGATCACATCTTGGGTCGGCAACGGATTGAGCACGTGGACCATGCCCGACTTTCTGGTGAATTAGTTGGCCGTAATATGGCAGGTGCTCACATGAGCTATCAACATACCCCATACTTCTATTCCATGATTTTTGATATTTCCTGGCAAGCAATCGGTAATATTGATCCTAAATTGCAATTGATTTTTGATCGGCGAACGCATGGAACGCTTGTCTATTTCATAGATGCCGGTAAGTTAGTTGGTGTTTTAGTCTGGAATGTTAAGGTGAACCTTGATGATGTTCGCGCATTGCTTGCGAACGCTCCAGCCACGGATGATTTGGTAGGTTCCATTAGAGAGCAAGCGGGATAG
- a CDS encoding N-acetylmannosamine-6-phosphate 2-epimerase produces MKNTFLNTVKGSLIISCQALPNEPLHSSFIMSRMALAAKEAGAAGIRANSVVDIQAIQDEVDLPLIGLSKVDYPDSPVYITPTIKEMRGVAATGCAVVACDVTGQPRPNGEKLAEIVTTMRTEFPDTLLMADTDTIENVKVADKLGFDIIGTTMHGYTPATTGANIADNDFAYLKEVLQATSRPVIAEGKVDTPEKMKRCLDLGCHAVVVGGAITRPLEIAQRFISAL; encoded by the coding sequence ATGAAAAATACATTCTTAAATACAGTTAAGGGATCATTAATTATCTCGTGTCAGGCGTTACCCAATGAACCACTGCATAGTTCATTTATTATGTCACGAATGGCCCTTGCCGCTAAGGAAGCTGGGGCCGCGGGTATTCGCGCTAATTCCGTTGTTGATATTCAGGCCATTCAAGACGAAGTTGATCTACCGCTCATTGGTTTAAGCAAAGTCGACTATCCCGACTCACCTGTTTACATCACGCCAACAATCAAAGAGATGCGGGGCGTTGCTGCTACAGGCTGTGCCGTAGTTGCCTGCGATGTCACGGGTCAGCCGCGCCCTAACGGTGAGAAATTGGCGGAGATTGTGACCACCATGCGAACAGAATTCCCTGATACCCTCTTGATGGCTGATACTGATACCATCGAGAACGTCAAAGTAGCGGATAAGTTAGGCTTTGATATTATTGGGACCACGATGCACGGCTACACACCAGCCACGACTGGTGCCAACATTGCTGATAATGACTTTGCCTACTTAAAGGAAGTCCTCCAAGCCACATCACGCCCTGTTATCGCTGAAGGTAAGGTGGATACGCCCGAGAAGATGAAACGTTGCCTTGACTTAGGGTGCCACGCGGTCGTTGTCGGGGGCGCCATCACCCGGCCACTCGAAATCGCACAACGCTTCATTAGCGCCTTATAA